In Ursus arctos isolate Adak ecotype North America unplaced genomic scaffold, UrsArc2.0 scaffold_3, whole genome shotgun sequence, one DNA window encodes the following:
- the PSMC2 gene encoding 26S proteasome regulatory subunit 7: MPDYLGADQRKTKEDEKDDKPIRALDEGDIALLKTYGQSTYSRQIKQVEDDIQQLLKKINELTGIKESDTGLAPPALWDLAADKQTLQSEQPLQVARCTKIINADSEDPKYIINVKQFAKFVVDLSDQVAPTDIEEGMRVGVDRNKYQIHIPLPPKIDPTVTMMQVEEKPDVTYSDVGGCKEQIEKLREVVETPLLHPERFVNLGIEPPKGVLLFGPPGTGKTLCARAVANRTDACFIRVIGSELVQKYVGEGARMVRELFEMARTKKACLIFFDEIDAIGGARFDDGAGGDNEVQRTMLELINQLDGFDPRGNIKVLMATNRPDTLDPALMRPGRLDRKIEFSLPDLEGRTHIFKIHARSMSVERDIRFELLARLCPNSTGAEIRSVCTEAGMFAIRARRKIATEKDFLEAVNKVIKSYAKFSATPRYMTYN; encoded by the exons ATGCCGGATTACCTCGGTGCCGATCAGCGGAAAACCAAAGAGGATGAGAAGGACGACAAGCCCATCCGAG ctcTGGATGAGGGGGATATTGCCTTGCTGAAAACTTAC GGTCAAAGCACTTACTCTAGGCAGATAAAGCAGGTGGAAGATGACATTCAACAACTTCTCAAGAAAATTAATGAGCTCActg GTATTAAAGAATCTGATACTGGCCTGGCCCCACCAGCACTCTGGGATTTGGCTGCAGATAAGCAAACACTGCAGAGTGAACAGCCCTTGCAGGTTGCGAG GTGTACGAAGATAATCAATGCTGATTCGGAGGACCCAAAGTACATTATCAACGTGAAGCAGTTTGCCAAGTTTGTGGTGGACCTCAGTGATCAGGTAGCACCTACCGACATTGAAGAAGGGATGAGAGTTGG GGTGGACAGAAATAAATATCAGATTCACATTCCATTGCCTCCAAAGATTGACCCAACAGTTACCATGATGCAG GTGGAGGAAAAACCTGATGTCACATACAGTGATGTGGGTGGCTGTAAGGAACAGATTGAGAAACTTCGAGAAGTAGTTGAAACCCCATTACTTCAT CCAGAGAGGTTTGTTAACCTTGGCATTGAGCCTCCCAAGGGTGTGCTGCTCTTTGGTCCGCCGGGTACAGGCAAGACCCTCTGTGCTCGGGCAGTTGCTAACAGGACTGATGCTTGCTTCATTCGAGTTATTGGATCTGAACTTGTACAGAAGTACGTCGGTGAG ggGGCTCGAATGGTTCGCGAGCTCTTTGAAATGGCCAGAACGAAAAAAGCCTGCCTTATCTTCTTTGACGAAATTGATGCTATTGGAG GGGCTCGTTTTGATGATGGTGCTGGAGGCGACAACGAAGTGCAGAGAACGATGCTGGAACTGATCAATCAGCTGGACGGTTTTGATCCTCGAGGTAACATCAAAGTGCTCATGGCCACTAACAGACCGGACACCTTGGACCCAGCACTGATGAGGCCGGGCAGGTTGGACAGAAAGATTGAGTTTAGCTTACCTGATCTAGAG GGTCGGACTCACATTTTTAAGATTCATGCTCGTTCAATGAGTGTTGAAAGAGATATCAGATTTGAATTGTTAGCACGACTGTGTCCAAATAGCACTG GTGCTGAGATTAGAAGCGTCTGCACAGAAGCTGGTATGTTTGCCATCAGAGCACGGCGAAAAATTGCCACTGAGAAGGATTTCTTGGAGGCTGTAAATAAGGTCATTAAGTCTTATGCCAAATTCAGTGCTACTCCCCGCTATATGACATACAACTGA